In Gallus gallus isolate bGalGal1 chromosome 8, bGalGal1.mat.broiler.GRCg7b, whole genome shotgun sequence, one DNA window encodes the following:
- the FUBP1 gene encoding far upstream element-binding protein 1 isoform X6: protein MADYSTVPPPASGAPGGGGGGGGGVNDAFKDALQRARQIAAKIGGDAGTSMNSNDYGYGGQKRPLEDGDGSWTSPSSTTHWEGMPSPFKDQPDAKKVAPQNDSFGNQLPPMHQQQRSVMTEEYKVPDGMVGFIIGRGGEQISRIQQESGCKIQIAPDSGGLPERSCMLTGTPESVQSAKRLLDQIVEKGRPAPGFHHGDGPGNAVQEIMIPASKAGLVIGKGGETIKQLQERAGVKMVMIQDGPQNTGADKPLRITGDPYKVQQAKEMVLELIRDQGGFREVRNEYGSRIGGNEGIDVPIPRFAVGIVIGRNGEMIKKIQNDAGVRIQFKPDDGTTPDRIAQITGPPDRCQHAAEIITDLLRSVQAGNPGGPGGPGGRGRGRGQGNWNMGPPGGLQEFNFIVPTGKTGLIIGKGGETIKSISQQSGARIELQRNPPPNADPNMKMFTIRGTPQQIDYARQLIEEKIGGPVNPLGPPVPHGPHGVVPGPHGPPGPPGPGAPMGPYNPAPYNPGPPGPAPHGPPAPYAPQGWGNAYPHWQPPNPPDPGKPGTDPNSAAWAAYYAHYYQQQAQPPPAAPPGGPATTQTNGQGDQPNPAPAGQVDYTKAWEEYYKKMGQAVPAPAGAPPGGQPDYSAAWAEYYRQQAAYYAQTSPQGMPQHPPAPQGQ, encoded by the exons ATGGCGGACTATTCCACGGTGCCCCCTCCTGCTTCGGGCGCCCCCGGGGGAGGCggtggtggaggtggaggagtgAACGATGCCTTTAAAGACGCGCTGCAGAGAGCTAGGCAG ATTGCAGCAAAAATTGGAGGAGATGCTGGTACATCCATGAATTCCAATGACTACGGTTATGGAGGACAAAAAAGACCTCTCGAGGATGGAG ATGGCTCTTGGACAAGTCCGAGCAGTACAACACACTGGGAGGGAATGCCCTCTCCTTTTAAAG ATCAACCAGATGCTAAGAAAGTTGCTCCTCAGAATGACT CTTTTGGAAATCAGCTACCACCAATGCATCAACAACAAAG GTCTGTGATGACAGAGGAGTACAAAGTTCCAGATGGAATGGTTGGATTTA TCATCGGCAGAGGCGGAGAGCAGATCTCACGCATACAGCAAGAGTCAGGATGTAAAATACAGATTGCACCTG ATAGTGGGGGCCTGCCTGAAAGATCATGCATGCTAACTGGAACCCCAGAATCTGTTCA ATCAGCGAAAAGATTACTTGATCAAATAGTTGAAAAGGGAAGACCGGCACCTGGTTTTCATCATGGTGATGGACCTGGAAACGCAGTCCAAGAAATTATGATTCCAGCAAGTAAAGCAGGATTAGTTATTGGTAAAGGTGGAGAGACGATTAAGCAATTACAG GAGCGAGCAGGTGTCAAAATGGTTATGATTCAAGATGGTCCACAGAACACTGGTGCTGACAAGCCCCTTAGAATAACTGGAGACCCTTATAAAGTTCAA CAAGCCAAGGAAATGGTGCTGGAGTTAATTCGTGATCAAGGTGGCTTTAGAGAGGTGCGCAACGAATATGGGTCAAGAATAGGAGGAAATGAAGGGATAGAC gTTCCAATACCACGGTTTGCTGTAGGTATTGTAATTGGAAGAAATGGAGAGATGAtaaaaaagatacagaatgaTGCTGGTGTTAGGATCCAATTTAAGCCAG aTGATGGAACAACTCCAGATAGAATAGCCCAGATCACGGGGCCTCCTGACAGATGTCAGCACGCTGCAGAAATTATTACAGATCTCCTTCGAAGTGTTCAG gctGGTAACCCTGGTGGACCAGGAGGACCTGGTGGTCGAGGAAGGGGTAGAGGTCAAGGCAACTGGAACATGGGGCCCCCTGGTGGATTACAGGAATTCAATTTTATTGTTCCCACTGGCAAAACTGGATTAATCATTGGCAAAG GTGGTGAAACTATTAAAAGCATAAGCCAACAGTCTGGTGCTAGAATAgaacttcaaagaaatcctCCACCTAATGCAGACCCAAACATGAAGATGTTTACTATCCGTGGAACGCCCCAGCAAATAGATTATGCACGGCAACTTATAGAAGAGAAGATTGGA GGTCCGGTAAATCCATTGGGTCCACCTGTTCCCCATGGACCCCATGGTGTTGTTCCTGGCCCACATGGACCTCCTGGGCCACCAGGCCCTGGTGCTCCCATGGGACCATATAACCCAGCTCCTTATAATCCAGGGCCTCCTGGCCCAGCACCTCA TGGTCCTCCAGCTCCGTATGCTCCACAAGGGTGGGGAAATGCTTATCCACACTGGCAGCCACCAAATCCACCAGATCCAG gaAAGCCAGGAACAGATCCTAATTCAGCAGCATGGGCAGCTTACTATGCTCACTACTatcagcagcaagcacagccaccacctgcagcccctcctGGTGGACCAGCTACAACCCAAACCAACGGGCAAG GAGATCAGCCAAACCCAGCACCAGCAGGGCAGGTTGACTACACAAAGGCATGGGAGGAATACTACAAAAAAATGG GTCAAGCAGTTCCTGCACCTGCTGGAGCTCCGCCAGGTGGTCAGCCGGATTACAGCGCAGCATGGGCTGAGTACtacaggcagcaggcagcataCTATGCCCAGACAAGTCCCCAGGGAATGCCGCAACATCCTCCAGCACCACAG GGCCAATAA
- the FUBP1 gene encoding far upstream element-binding protein 1 isoform X3, which translates to MADYSTVPPPASGAPGGGGGGGGGVNDAFKDALQRARQIAAKIGGDAGTSMNSNDYGYGGQKRPLEDGDGSWTSPSSTTHWEGMPSPFKDQPDAKKVAPQNDSFGNQLPPMHQQQRSVMTEEYKVPDGMVGFIIGRGGEQISRIQQESGCKIQIAPDSGGLPERSCMLTGTPESVQSAKRLLDQIVEKGRPAPGFHHGDGPGNAVQEIMIPASKAGLVIGKGGETIKQLQERAGVKMVMIQDGPQNTGADKPLRITGDPYKVQQAKEMVLELIRDQGGFREVRNEYGSRIGGNEGIDVPIPRFAVGIVIGRNGEMIKKIQNDAGVRIQFKPDDGTTPDRIAQITGPPDRCQHAAEIITDLLRSVQAGNPGGPGGPGGRGRGRGQGNWNMGPPGGLQEFNFIVPTGKTGLIIGKGGETIKSISQQSGARIELQRNPPPNADPNMKMFTIRGTPQQIDYARQLIEEKIGGPVNPLGPPVPHGPHGVVPGPHGPPGPPGPGAPMGPYNPAPYNPGPPGPAPHGPPAPYAPQGWGNAYPHWQPPNPPDPGKPGTDPNSAAWAAYYAHYYQQQAQPPPAAPPGGPATTQTNGQGDQPNPAPAGQVDYTKAWEEYYKKMGQAVPAPAGAPPGGQPDYSAAWAEYYRQQAAYYAQTSPQGMPQHPPAPQCRFDPASIELAL; encoded by the exons ATGGCGGACTATTCCACGGTGCCCCCTCCTGCTTCGGGCGCCCCCGGGGGAGGCggtggtggaggtggaggagtgAACGATGCCTTTAAAGACGCGCTGCAGAGAGCTAGGCAG ATTGCAGCAAAAATTGGAGGAGATGCTGGTACATCCATGAATTCCAATGACTACGGTTATGGAGGACAAAAAAGACCTCTCGAGGATGGAG ATGGCTCTTGGACAAGTCCGAGCAGTACAACACACTGGGAGGGAATGCCCTCTCCTTTTAAAG ATCAACCAGATGCTAAGAAAGTTGCTCCTCAGAATGACT CTTTTGGAAATCAGCTACCACCAATGCATCAACAACAAAG GTCTGTGATGACAGAGGAGTACAAAGTTCCAGATGGAATGGTTGGATTTA TCATCGGCAGAGGCGGAGAGCAGATCTCACGCATACAGCAAGAGTCAGGATGTAAAATACAGATTGCACCTG ATAGTGGGGGCCTGCCTGAAAGATCATGCATGCTAACTGGAACCCCAGAATCTGTTCA ATCAGCGAAAAGATTACTTGATCAAATAGTTGAAAAGGGAAGACCGGCACCTGGTTTTCATCATGGTGATGGACCTGGAAACGCAGTCCAAGAAATTATGATTCCAGCAAGTAAAGCAGGATTAGTTATTGGTAAAGGTGGAGAGACGATTAAGCAATTACAG GAGCGAGCAGGTGTCAAAATGGTTATGATTCAAGATGGTCCACAGAACACTGGTGCTGACAAGCCCCTTAGAATAACTGGAGACCCTTATAAAGTTCAA CAAGCCAAGGAAATGGTGCTGGAGTTAATTCGTGATCAAGGTGGCTTTAGAGAGGTGCGCAACGAATATGGGTCAAGAATAGGAGGAAATGAAGGGATAGAC gTTCCAATACCACGGTTTGCTGTAGGTATTGTAATTGGAAGAAATGGAGAGATGAtaaaaaagatacagaatgaTGCTGGTGTTAGGATCCAATTTAAGCCAG aTGATGGAACAACTCCAGATAGAATAGCCCAGATCACGGGGCCTCCTGACAGATGTCAGCACGCTGCAGAAATTATTACAGATCTCCTTCGAAGTGTTCAG gctGGTAACCCTGGTGGACCAGGAGGACCTGGTGGTCGAGGAAGGGGTAGAGGTCAAGGCAACTGGAACATGGGGCCCCCTGGTGGATTACAGGAATTCAATTTTATTGTTCCCACTGGCAAAACTGGATTAATCATTGGCAAAG GTGGTGAAACTATTAAAAGCATAAGCCAACAGTCTGGTGCTAGAATAgaacttcaaagaaatcctCCACCTAATGCAGACCCAAACATGAAGATGTTTACTATCCGTGGAACGCCCCAGCAAATAGATTATGCACGGCAACTTATAGAAGAGAAGATTGGA GGTCCGGTAAATCCATTGGGTCCACCTGTTCCCCATGGACCCCATGGTGTTGTTCCTGGCCCACATGGACCTCCTGGGCCACCAGGCCCTGGTGCTCCCATGGGACCATATAACCCAGCTCCTTATAATCCAGGGCCTCCTGGCCCAGCACCTCA TGGTCCTCCAGCTCCGTATGCTCCACAAGGGTGGGGAAATGCTTATCCACACTGGCAGCCACCAAATCCACCAGATCCAG gaAAGCCAGGAACAGATCCTAATTCAGCAGCATGGGCAGCTTACTATGCTCACTACTatcagcagcaagcacagccaccacctgcagcccctcctGGTGGACCAGCTACAACCCAAACCAACGGGCAAG GAGATCAGCCAAACCCAGCACCAGCAGGGCAGGTTGACTACACAAAGGCATGGGAGGAATACTACAAAAAAATGG GTCAAGCAGTTCCTGCACCTGCTGGAGCTCCGCCAGGTGGTCAGCCGGATTACAGCGCAGCATGGGCTGAGTACtacaggcagcaggcagcataCTATGCCCAGACAAGTCCCCAGGGAATGCCGCAACATCCTCCAGCACCACAG TGCAGGTTTGATCCAGCCAGTATAGAACTAGCTCTGTAG
- the FUBP1 gene encoding far upstream element-binding protein 1 isoform X1 yields the protein MADYSTVPPPASGAPGGGGGGGGGVNDAFKDALQRARQIAAKIGGDAGTSMNSNDYGYGGQKRPLEDGDGSWTSPSSTTHWEGMPSPFKDQPDAKKVAPQNDSFGNQLPPMHQQQRSVMTEEYKVPDGMVGFIIGRGGEQISRIQQESGCKIQIAPDSGGLPERSCMLTGTPESVQSAKRLLDQIVEKGRPAPGFHHGDGPGNAVQEIMIPASKAGLVIGKGGETIKQLQERAGVKMVMIQDGPQNTGADKPLRITGDPYKVQQAKEMVLELIRDQGGFREVRNEYGSRIGGNEGIDVPIPRFAVGIVIGRNGEMIKKIQNDAGVRIQFKPDDGTTPDRIAQITGPPDRCQHAAEIITDLLRSVQAGNPGGPGGPGGRGRGRGQGNWNMGPPGGLQEFNFIVPTGKTGLIIGKGGETIKSISQQSGARIELQRNPPPNADPNMKMFTIRGTPQQIDYARQLIEEKIGGPVNPLGPPVPHGPHGVVPGPHGPPGPPGPGAPMGPYNPAPYNPGPPGPAPHGPPAPYAPQGWGNAYPHWQPPNPPDPGKPGTDPNSAAWAAYYAHYYQQQAQPPPAAPPGGPATTQTNGQGDQPNPAPAGQVDYTKAWEEYYKKMGQAVPAPAGAPPGGQPDYSAAWAEYYRQQAAYYAQTSPQGMPQHPPAPQCLPRPSTLGSAAKKQQTFNHH from the exons ATGGCGGACTATTCCACGGTGCCCCCTCCTGCTTCGGGCGCCCCCGGGGGAGGCggtggtggaggtggaggagtgAACGATGCCTTTAAAGACGCGCTGCAGAGAGCTAGGCAG ATTGCAGCAAAAATTGGAGGAGATGCTGGTACATCCATGAATTCCAATGACTACGGTTATGGAGGACAAAAAAGACCTCTCGAGGATGGAG ATGGCTCTTGGACAAGTCCGAGCAGTACAACACACTGGGAGGGAATGCCCTCTCCTTTTAAAG ATCAACCAGATGCTAAGAAAGTTGCTCCTCAGAATGACT CTTTTGGAAATCAGCTACCACCAATGCATCAACAACAAAG GTCTGTGATGACAGAGGAGTACAAAGTTCCAGATGGAATGGTTGGATTTA TCATCGGCAGAGGCGGAGAGCAGATCTCACGCATACAGCAAGAGTCAGGATGTAAAATACAGATTGCACCTG ATAGTGGGGGCCTGCCTGAAAGATCATGCATGCTAACTGGAACCCCAGAATCTGTTCA ATCAGCGAAAAGATTACTTGATCAAATAGTTGAAAAGGGAAGACCGGCACCTGGTTTTCATCATGGTGATGGACCTGGAAACGCAGTCCAAGAAATTATGATTCCAGCAAGTAAAGCAGGATTAGTTATTGGTAAAGGTGGAGAGACGATTAAGCAATTACAG GAGCGAGCAGGTGTCAAAATGGTTATGATTCAAGATGGTCCACAGAACACTGGTGCTGACAAGCCCCTTAGAATAACTGGAGACCCTTATAAAGTTCAA CAAGCCAAGGAAATGGTGCTGGAGTTAATTCGTGATCAAGGTGGCTTTAGAGAGGTGCGCAACGAATATGGGTCAAGAATAGGAGGAAATGAAGGGATAGAC gTTCCAATACCACGGTTTGCTGTAGGTATTGTAATTGGAAGAAATGGAGAGATGAtaaaaaagatacagaatgaTGCTGGTGTTAGGATCCAATTTAAGCCAG aTGATGGAACAACTCCAGATAGAATAGCCCAGATCACGGGGCCTCCTGACAGATGTCAGCACGCTGCAGAAATTATTACAGATCTCCTTCGAAGTGTTCAG gctGGTAACCCTGGTGGACCAGGAGGACCTGGTGGTCGAGGAAGGGGTAGAGGTCAAGGCAACTGGAACATGGGGCCCCCTGGTGGATTACAGGAATTCAATTTTATTGTTCCCACTGGCAAAACTGGATTAATCATTGGCAAAG GTGGTGAAACTATTAAAAGCATAAGCCAACAGTCTGGTGCTAGAATAgaacttcaaagaaatcctCCACCTAATGCAGACCCAAACATGAAGATGTTTACTATCCGTGGAACGCCCCAGCAAATAGATTATGCACGGCAACTTATAGAAGAGAAGATTGGA GGTCCGGTAAATCCATTGGGTCCACCTGTTCCCCATGGACCCCATGGTGTTGTTCCTGGCCCACATGGACCTCCTGGGCCACCAGGCCCTGGTGCTCCCATGGGACCATATAACCCAGCTCCTTATAATCCAGGGCCTCCTGGCCCAGCACCTCA TGGTCCTCCAGCTCCGTATGCTCCACAAGGGTGGGGAAATGCTTATCCACACTGGCAGCCACCAAATCCACCAGATCCAG gaAAGCCAGGAACAGATCCTAATTCAGCAGCATGGGCAGCTTACTATGCTCACTACTatcagcagcaagcacagccaccacctgcagcccctcctGGTGGACCAGCTACAACCCAAACCAACGGGCAAG GAGATCAGCCAAACCCAGCACCAGCAGGGCAGGTTGACTACACAAAGGCATGGGAGGAATACTACAAAAAAATGG GTCAAGCAGTTCCTGCACCTGCTGGAGCTCCGCCAGGTGGTCAGCCGGATTACAGCGCAGCATGGGCTGAGTACtacaggcagcaggcagcataCTATGCCCAGACAAGTCCCCAGGGAATGCCGCAACATCCTCCAGCACCACAG TGCCTTCCCAGACCTTCCACCTTAGGTTCTGCTGCAAAAAAGCAACAG aCATTTAATCATCACTGA
- the FUBP1 gene encoding far upstream element-binding protein 1 isoform X9 — translation MADYSTVPPPASGAPGGGGGGGGGVNDAFKDALQRARQIAAKIGGDAGTSMNSNDYGYGGQKRPLEDGDQPDAKKVAPQNDSFGNQLPPMHQQQRSVMTEEYKVPDGMVGFIIGRGGEQISRIQQESGCKIQIAPDSGGLPERSCMLTGTPESVQSAKRLLDQIVEKGRPAPGFHHGDGPGNAVQEIMIPASKAGLVIGKGGETIKQLQERAGVKMVMIQDGPQNTGADKPLRITGDPYKVQQAKEMVLELIRDQGGFREVRNEYGSRIGGNEGIDVPIPRFAVGIVIGRNGEMIKKIQNDAGVRIQFKPDDGTTPDRIAQITGPPDRCQHAAEIITDLLRSVQAGNPGGPGGPGGRGRGRGQGNWNMGPPGGLQEFNFIVPTGKTGLIIGKGGETIKSISQQSGARIELQRNPPPNADPNMKMFTIRGTPQQIDYARQLIEEKIGGPVNPLGPPVPHGPHGVVPGPHGPPGPPGPGAPMGPYNPAPYNPGPPGPAPHGPPAPYAPQGWGNAYPHWQPPNPPDPGKPGTDPNSAAWAAYYAHYYQQQAQPPPAAPPGGPATTQTNGQGDQPNPAPAGQVDYTKAWEEYYKKMGQAVPAPAGAPPGGQPDYSAAWAEYYRQQAAYYAQTSPQGMPQHPPAPQCLPRPSTLGSAAKKQQTFNHH, via the exons ATGGCGGACTATTCCACGGTGCCCCCTCCTGCTTCGGGCGCCCCCGGGGGAGGCggtggtggaggtggaggagtgAACGATGCCTTTAAAGACGCGCTGCAGAGAGCTAGGCAG ATTGCAGCAAAAATTGGAGGAGATGCTGGTACATCCATGAATTCCAATGACTACGGTTATGGAGGACAAAAAAGACCTCTCGAGGATGGAG ATCAACCAGATGCTAAGAAAGTTGCTCCTCAGAATGACT CTTTTGGAAATCAGCTACCACCAATGCATCAACAACAAAG GTCTGTGATGACAGAGGAGTACAAAGTTCCAGATGGAATGGTTGGATTTA TCATCGGCAGAGGCGGAGAGCAGATCTCACGCATACAGCAAGAGTCAGGATGTAAAATACAGATTGCACCTG ATAGTGGGGGCCTGCCTGAAAGATCATGCATGCTAACTGGAACCCCAGAATCTGTTCA ATCAGCGAAAAGATTACTTGATCAAATAGTTGAAAAGGGAAGACCGGCACCTGGTTTTCATCATGGTGATGGACCTGGAAACGCAGTCCAAGAAATTATGATTCCAGCAAGTAAAGCAGGATTAGTTATTGGTAAAGGTGGAGAGACGATTAAGCAATTACAG GAGCGAGCAGGTGTCAAAATGGTTATGATTCAAGATGGTCCACAGAACACTGGTGCTGACAAGCCCCTTAGAATAACTGGAGACCCTTATAAAGTTCAA CAAGCCAAGGAAATGGTGCTGGAGTTAATTCGTGATCAAGGTGGCTTTAGAGAGGTGCGCAACGAATATGGGTCAAGAATAGGAGGAAATGAAGGGATAGAC gTTCCAATACCACGGTTTGCTGTAGGTATTGTAATTGGAAGAAATGGAGAGATGAtaaaaaagatacagaatgaTGCTGGTGTTAGGATCCAATTTAAGCCAG aTGATGGAACAACTCCAGATAGAATAGCCCAGATCACGGGGCCTCCTGACAGATGTCAGCACGCTGCAGAAATTATTACAGATCTCCTTCGAAGTGTTCAG gctGGTAACCCTGGTGGACCAGGAGGACCTGGTGGTCGAGGAAGGGGTAGAGGTCAAGGCAACTGGAACATGGGGCCCCCTGGTGGATTACAGGAATTCAATTTTATTGTTCCCACTGGCAAAACTGGATTAATCATTGGCAAAG GTGGTGAAACTATTAAAAGCATAAGCCAACAGTCTGGTGCTAGAATAgaacttcaaagaaatcctCCACCTAATGCAGACCCAAACATGAAGATGTTTACTATCCGTGGAACGCCCCAGCAAATAGATTATGCACGGCAACTTATAGAAGAGAAGATTGGA GGTCCGGTAAATCCATTGGGTCCACCTGTTCCCCATGGACCCCATGGTGTTGTTCCTGGCCCACATGGACCTCCTGGGCCACCAGGCCCTGGTGCTCCCATGGGACCATATAACCCAGCTCCTTATAATCCAGGGCCTCCTGGCCCAGCACCTCA TGGTCCTCCAGCTCCGTATGCTCCACAAGGGTGGGGAAATGCTTATCCACACTGGCAGCCACCAAATCCACCAGATCCAG gaAAGCCAGGAACAGATCCTAATTCAGCAGCATGGGCAGCTTACTATGCTCACTACTatcagcagcaagcacagccaccacctgcagcccctcctGGTGGACCAGCTACAACCCAAACCAACGGGCAAG GAGATCAGCCAAACCCAGCACCAGCAGGGCAGGTTGACTACACAAAGGCATGGGAGGAATACTACAAAAAAATGG GTCAAGCAGTTCCTGCACCTGCTGGAGCTCCGCCAGGTGGTCAGCCGGATTACAGCGCAGCATGGGCTGAGTACtacaggcagcaggcagcataCTATGCCCAGACAAGTCCCCAGGGAATGCCGCAACATCCTCCAGCACCACAG TGCCTTCCCAGACCTTCCACCTTAGGTTCTGCTGCAAAAAAGCAACAG aCATTTAATCATCACTGA
- the FUBP1 gene encoding far upstream element-binding protein 1 isoform X2 — MADYSTVPPPASGAPGGGGGGGGGVNDAFKDALQRARQIAAKIGGDAGTSMNSNDYGYGGQKRPLEDGDGSWTSPSSTTHWEGMPSPFKDQPDAKKVAPQNDSFGNQLPPMHQQQRSVMTEEYKVPDGMVGFIIGRGGEQISRIQQESGCKIQIAPDSGGLPERSCMLTGTPESVQSAKRLLDQIVEKGRPAPGFHHGDGPGNAVQEIMIPASKAGLVIGKGGETIKQLQERAGVKMVMIQDGPQNTGADKPLRITGDPYKVQQAKEMVLELIRDQGGFREVRNEYGSRIGGNEGIDVPIPRFAVGIVIGRNGEMIKKIQNDAGVRIQFKPDDGTTPDRIAQITGPPDRCQHAAEIITDLLRSVQAGNPGGPGGPGGRGRGRGQGNWNMGPPGGLQEFNFIVPTGKTGLIIGKGGETIKSISQQSGARIELQRNPPPNADPNMKMFTIRGTPQQIDYARQLIEEKIGGPVNPLGPPVPHGPHGVVPGPHGPPGPPGPGAPMGPYNPAPYNPGPPGPAPHGPPAPYAPQGWGNAYPHWQPPNPPDPGKPGTDPNSAAWAAYYAHYYQQQAQPPPAAPPGGPATTQTNGQGDQPNPAPAGQVDYTKAWEEYYKKMGQAVPAPAGAPPGGQPDYSAAWAEYYRQQAAYYAQTSPQGMPQHPPAPQCLPRPSTLGSAAKKQQC; from the exons ATGGCGGACTATTCCACGGTGCCCCCTCCTGCTTCGGGCGCCCCCGGGGGAGGCggtggtggaggtggaggagtgAACGATGCCTTTAAAGACGCGCTGCAGAGAGCTAGGCAG ATTGCAGCAAAAATTGGAGGAGATGCTGGTACATCCATGAATTCCAATGACTACGGTTATGGAGGACAAAAAAGACCTCTCGAGGATGGAG ATGGCTCTTGGACAAGTCCGAGCAGTACAACACACTGGGAGGGAATGCCCTCTCCTTTTAAAG ATCAACCAGATGCTAAGAAAGTTGCTCCTCAGAATGACT CTTTTGGAAATCAGCTACCACCAATGCATCAACAACAAAG GTCTGTGATGACAGAGGAGTACAAAGTTCCAGATGGAATGGTTGGATTTA TCATCGGCAGAGGCGGAGAGCAGATCTCACGCATACAGCAAGAGTCAGGATGTAAAATACAGATTGCACCTG ATAGTGGGGGCCTGCCTGAAAGATCATGCATGCTAACTGGAACCCCAGAATCTGTTCA ATCAGCGAAAAGATTACTTGATCAAATAGTTGAAAAGGGAAGACCGGCACCTGGTTTTCATCATGGTGATGGACCTGGAAACGCAGTCCAAGAAATTATGATTCCAGCAAGTAAAGCAGGATTAGTTATTGGTAAAGGTGGAGAGACGATTAAGCAATTACAG GAGCGAGCAGGTGTCAAAATGGTTATGATTCAAGATGGTCCACAGAACACTGGTGCTGACAAGCCCCTTAGAATAACTGGAGACCCTTATAAAGTTCAA CAAGCCAAGGAAATGGTGCTGGAGTTAATTCGTGATCAAGGTGGCTTTAGAGAGGTGCGCAACGAATATGGGTCAAGAATAGGAGGAAATGAAGGGATAGAC gTTCCAATACCACGGTTTGCTGTAGGTATTGTAATTGGAAGAAATGGAGAGATGAtaaaaaagatacagaatgaTGCTGGTGTTAGGATCCAATTTAAGCCAG aTGATGGAACAACTCCAGATAGAATAGCCCAGATCACGGGGCCTCCTGACAGATGTCAGCACGCTGCAGAAATTATTACAGATCTCCTTCGAAGTGTTCAG gctGGTAACCCTGGTGGACCAGGAGGACCTGGTGGTCGAGGAAGGGGTAGAGGTCAAGGCAACTGGAACATGGGGCCCCCTGGTGGATTACAGGAATTCAATTTTATTGTTCCCACTGGCAAAACTGGATTAATCATTGGCAAAG GTGGTGAAACTATTAAAAGCATAAGCCAACAGTCTGGTGCTAGAATAgaacttcaaagaaatcctCCACCTAATGCAGACCCAAACATGAAGATGTTTACTATCCGTGGAACGCCCCAGCAAATAGATTATGCACGGCAACTTATAGAAGAGAAGATTGGA GGTCCGGTAAATCCATTGGGTCCACCTGTTCCCCATGGACCCCATGGTGTTGTTCCTGGCCCACATGGACCTCCTGGGCCACCAGGCCCTGGTGCTCCCATGGGACCATATAACCCAGCTCCTTATAATCCAGGGCCTCCTGGCCCAGCACCTCA TGGTCCTCCAGCTCCGTATGCTCCACAAGGGTGGGGAAATGCTTATCCACACTGGCAGCCACCAAATCCACCAGATCCAG gaAAGCCAGGAACAGATCCTAATTCAGCAGCATGGGCAGCTTACTATGCTCACTACTatcagcagcaagcacagccaccacctgcagcccctcctGGTGGACCAGCTACAACCCAAACCAACGGGCAAG GAGATCAGCCAAACCCAGCACCAGCAGGGCAGGTTGACTACACAAAGGCATGGGAGGAATACTACAAAAAAATGG GTCAAGCAGTTCCTGCACCTGCTGGAGCTCCGCCAGGTGGTCAGCCGGATTACAGCGCAGCATGGGCTGAGTACtacaggcagcaggcagcataCTATGCCCAGACAAGTCCCCAGGGAATGCCGCAACATCCTCCAGCACCACAG TGCCTTCCCAGACCTTCCACCTTAGGTTCTGCTGCAAAAAAGCAACAG TGCTGA